In a single window of the Diachasmimorpha longicaudata isolate KC_UGA_2023 chromosome 16, iyDiaLong2, whole genome shotgun sequence genome:
- the LOC135170236 gene encoding uncharacterized protein LOC135170236 has protein sequence MMEEGGRTASDVERDEMLVKMQERMKAPLEWPSIGSCKILDLQPQHFSEALRLIKRHYFKDDPMCAAAGLSEDPISVEYYLECIRMWMKDTTSLVAVSGKSGRVVGVVIARINVEVDRSITYSRMQIHEGQVLEKIMDFKNTLVKEADIHNYFKSPEVFRLYILCIHPSYQTKGLGTALLEAFIQMAIALGVPAIVALLTCGVTHELATELGFEVLNEIQYSRWIVNDRAIFINPGIGNYSAALFGMFTPSMKYLEKIWRERRALKREEERRRKK, from the exons ATGATGGAGGAGGGAGGAAGAACGGCGTCAGACGTTGAAAGGGACGAAATGCTTGTAAAAATGCAAGAAAGAATGAAAGCTCCATTGGAATGGCCTTCAATAGGCTCCTGTAAAATCCTAGACTTGCAACCTCAACATTTCAGTGAAGCACTGCGTTTGATAAAG CGTCACTACTTCAAGGACGATCCGATGTGCGCTGCAGCCGGTCTTTCAGAGGATCCAATATCTGTCGAGTATTACTTAGAATGCATTCGGATGTGGATGAAGGATACCACGAGCCTCGTCGCTGTCAGTGGCAAATCTGGAAGGGTTGTGGGGGTTGTAATCGCAAGGATTAACGTTGAAGTAGATCGGAGCATTACTTATTCAAGAATGCAG ATTCATGAAGGCCAGGTATTGGAGAAAATAATGGATTTCAAGAACACATTAGTGAAGGAAGCAGATATCCACAACTACTTCAAGAGTCCTGAAGTATTTCGGCTTTATATCCTATGCATTCACCCGAGCTATCAAACGAAAGGTTTAGGAACAGCCCTCCTCGAGGCTTTTATCCAGATGGCAATTGCCTTGGGAGTACCTGCCATCGTGGCTTTACTCACCTGCGGTGTTACTCATGAGTTGGCAACGGAATTGGGCTTTGAAGTCCTCAATGAGATTCAATACAGTCGGTGGATTGTCAATGACAGggcaatttttatcaatcccGGAATTGGGAATTATTCAGCTGCATTGTTTGGCATGTTTACTCCTTCCATGAAATATTTAGAGAAAATTTGGAGGGAAAGAAGGGCTTTGAAGAGGGAGGAagaaagacggagaaagaAGTAA